One part of the Halopenitus persicus genome encodes these proteins:
- the psmA gene encoding archaeal proteasome endopeptidase complex subunit alpha yields MQGQAQQQAYDRGITIFSPDGRLYQVEYAREAVKRGTASIGVRAADGVVLVADKRARSSLMEPASVEKIHKADDHVGVASAGHVADARKLIDFARRQAQVNRLRYGEAIGIETLTKDITDHIQQYTQVGGARPFGVALVVGGIENGEPRLFETDPSGTPYEWKALSVGSNRTDIREYLEEHYSEDLSTDEAVALALEALAEVNDEGLRPEGVGVGTVTVDDETFHERSTAEKEAILEEHGLLAEDEPDEDDAADADAADADAADADAADADSAEDDASGDAEESGADADEE; encoded by the coding sequence ATGCAGGGACAAGCCCAACAACAGGCGTACGACCGCGGCATCACGATCTTCTCGCCCGACGGTCGGCTCTACCAGGTCGAATACGCCCGCGAGGCCGTCAAGCGCGGCACCGCGAGCATCGGCGTCCGCGCCGCGGACGGCGTCGTCCTCGTCGCGGACAAGCGCGCTCGGTCGTCGCTGATGGAGCCGGCGAGCGTCGAGAAGATCCACAAGGCGGACGACCACGTCGGCGTCGCGTCGGCCGGCCACGTTGCCGACGCGCGCAAGCTCATCGACTTCGCCCGCCGCCAGGCCCAGGTGAACCGGCTGCGATACGGCGAGGCGATCGGCATCGAGACGCTGACCAAGGACATCACCGACCACATCCAGCAGTACACCCAGGTCGGCGGCGCGCGCCCGTTCGGCGTCGCGCTGGTCGTCGGCGGGATCGAGAACGGGGAGCCGCGTCTGTTCGAGACGGACCCGTCCGGAACCCCCTACGAGTGGAAGGCGCTCTCGGTCGGCTCGAACCGGACGGACATCCGTGAGTACCTCGAGGAGCACTACAGCGAGGACCTCTCGACCGACGAGGCGGTCGCCCTCGCGCTCGAGGCGCTGGCCGAGGTGAACGACGAGGGACTGCGCCCGGAGGGCGTCGGCGTCGGGACCGTGACGGTCGACGACGAGACGTTCCACGAGCGGTCGACCGCGGAGAAGGAGGCGATCCTCGAGGAACACGGGCTGCTCGCCGAGGACGAACCGGACGAGGACGACGCGGCCGACGCCGATGCGGCCGACGCCGATGCGGCCGACGCCGATGCGGCCGACGCCGATTCGGCCGAGGACGACGCGTCCGGGGACGCTGAGGAGTCCGGAGCGGACGCTGACGAGGAGTAG
- a CDS encoding PLDc N-terminal domain-containing protein, translating to MPSSILLQDGAMAFVFLFGLLLLAVQVALIVWTYSDAQRNSSHPAFLWAIVIFFAPLLGIVLYLLLGRDRV from the coding sequence ATGCCCTCCAGCATTCTCCTCCAGGACGGAGCGATGGCGTTCGTGTTCCTGTTCGGCCTGCTGCTGCTGGCCGTCCAGGTCGCGCTCATCGTCTGGACGTATTCGGACGCGCAACGGAACAGCAGCCACCCCGCGTTTCTGTGGGCGATCGTGATCTTCTTCGCGCCCCTGCTGGGGATCGTGTTGTACCTCCTGCTCGGTCGCGACCGAGTGTAG
- a CDS encoding MBL fold metallo-hydrolase, with protein sequence MKRIRLGNAVFEGLNDVYVLDGETTALVDTGIATPAVESELADGLAEFGLEFTDVDEVLLTHWHQDHAGLAGVIQRESDCVVRVHEADAPLVSGAERPPSSDPELRRNVFDRWGMPDAAREELEEVLDVNESFREVDADVTPFADGDRFTINGTEMEAVHLPGHAAGLAAFAFDRTGVDTSEIDDHATGSGTKTTRDGGGDEAAFVGDAILPRYTPNVGGADLRMTNALAQYVNSLVRVIDRDWSVAYPGHRDTIADPSRRAAVILEHHRERTERVIDVLRDHGPIDTWSVSAHLFGDLSAVHILHGPGEAHAHLEHLADAEIVERDGTEYALVDTDPDVRSLFPETRFYGRVTAETEGR encoded by the coding sequence GTGAAGCGAATCAGGCTCGGGAACGCCGTCTTCGAGGGACTCAACGACGTCTACGTCCTCGACGGGGAGACGACGGCCCTCGTCGATACGGGGATCGCAACGCCGGCGGTCGAATCGGAACTGGCGGACGGGCTCGCCGAGTTCGGACTCGAGTTCACGGACGTCGACGAGGTCCTGCTCACCCATTGGCACCAGGACCACGCCGGTCTGGCCGGGGTGATACAGCGCGAGAGCGACTGCGTCGTCCGCGTCCACGAGGCCGACGCCCCGCTCGTGTCGGGCGCGGAACGCCCGCCGTCGAGCGACCCGGAGCTGCGGCGGAACGTCTTCGACCGGTGGGGAATGCCCGACGCGGCCCGCGAGGAGCTCGAGGAGGTGCTCGACGTCAACGAGTCGTTCCGCGAGGTGGACGCCGACGTCACGCCGTTCGCCGACGGCGACCGGTTCACGATCAACGGGACCGAGATGGAGGCGGTGCACCTGCCCGGCCACGCCGCCGGGCTCGCCGCGTTCGCGTTCGACCGAACGGGCGTCGACACGTCGGAGATCGACGATCACGCGACCGGGTCCGGAACGAAAACGACGCGTGACGGAGGCGGCGACGAGGCCGCCTTCGTCGGCGACGCGATCCTGCCGCGGTACACGCCGAACGTGGGCGGCGCGGACCTTCGGATGACGAACGCGCTCGCCCAGTACGTGAACAGCCTCGTTCGCGTCATCGACCGCGACTGGTCGGTGGCCTATCCCGGCCATCGGGACACGATCGCGGACCCGAGTCGGCGGGCCGCGGTGATCCTCGAACACCACCGCGAGCGCACCGAGCGCGTCATCGACGTCCTCCGCGATCACGGCCCGATCGACACCTGGAGCGTCTCCGCACACCTCTTCGGCGACCTCTCGGCGGTCCACATCCTCCACGGCCCCGGCGAGGCGCACGCCCACCTCGAGCATCTCGCGGACGCCGAGATCGTCGAACGCGATGGAACCGAGTACGCGCTCGTGGACACGGACCCCGACGTCAGGTCGCTGTTCCCCGAGACGCGGTTCTACGGTCGGGTCACGGCCGAAACCGAGGGGCGCTGA
- a CDS encoding phage repressor protein, with protein MRLTVPTDFEILDALIDGRRNNAANLAYVLDRNRSYINTRLPVLADYDLLDRVGPAPNSGLYVITEKGCIVAQNRDAYERGDVDFDELIERKLREE; from the coding sequence ATGCGGTTGACCGTTCCGACCGACTTCGAGATCCTCGATGCCCTCATCGACGGTCGGCGGAACAACGCGGCGAATCTCGCGTACGTTCTCGACCGAAACCGGTCGTACATCAACACCCGACTTCCGGTATTGGCGGATTACGACCTCCTCGACCGCGTCGGCCCGGCCCCGAACAGCGGGCTCTACGTGATCACCGAGAAGGGCTGTATCGTCGCCCAAAACAGGGACGCATACGAGCGTGGCGACGTCGACTTCGACGAGCTGATCGAACGGAAACTCCGAGAGGAGTAA
- a CDS encoding Rpp14/Pop5 family protein: MKHLPKHLRPRWRYLGVGIETWPDATIGRRDFQRALWYAAGNLLGDPGSADADLSVLSFTFDETTGEGEAVVRIRRGHVSTARAAIACVSTIEDQQVGIHVRGISGTVRACEERYMGRAGGPAEQRDVAFEGADRPAVVRGDAVDVSTGSGHVGATRLDLE; this comes from the coding sequence GTGAAGCATCTTCCAAAGCACCTCCGGCCGCGGTGGCGGTACCTCGGCGTCGGGATCGAGACGTGGCCCGACGCGACGATCGGCCGGCGGGACTTTCAGCGGGCGCTCTGGTACGCGGCAGGGAACCTCCTCGGGGACCCAGGAAGCGCGGACGCGGACCTGTCGGTGCTGTCGTTCACGTTCGACGAGACGACGGGCGAGGGGGAGGCGGTGGTCCGGATTCGACGCGGACACGTGTCGACTGCCCGGGCCGCGATCGCCTGCGTCTCGACGATCGAGGACCAGCAGGTCGGGATCCACGTTCGCGGGATTTCGGGGACGGTTCGAGCCTGTGAAGAAAGATATATGGGTCGGGCGGGCGGACCTGCGGAACAGAGAGACGTCGCGTTCGAGGGCGCCGACCGACCGGCCGTCGTCCGCGGTGACGCGGTCGACGTGTCCACGGGGTCGGGTCACGTCGGCGCGACGCGACTCGATCTCGAGTGA
- a CDS encoding RNase P subunit p30 family protein yields the protein MYEAVHAHPAGESTVARFAEAAARLGYSGLVVRTRSASNGTDLAAVGDEYGIDVVDGAEIDADDPSAASGSVGNFRPDFTVLSVRGGSNALNRFAVESDRVDVLSTPMADRGDVNHVLAKAAVDHGVAIEFDLGPVLRATGGRRVQALAGLRKLREIVDHYGAPYVVSATAESHLELRAPRELRAVGEAIGFDAAAIDEGLRAWRRIAERNRHRLSESFVEPGVRRGRYGDDAEPVDDAGSEVGK from the coding sequence ATGTATGAGGCGGTCCACGCGCATCCGGCGGGCGAGAGCACCGTCGCCCGATTCGCCGAGGCGGCAGCACGGCTCGGCTACTCGGGGCTGGTGGTCCGGACGCGGTCCGCCTCGAACGGGACGGACCTGGCGGCGGTCGGCGACGAGTACGGCATCGACGTCGTCGACGGTGCCGAGATCGACGCGGACGACCCCTCGGCAGCGAGCGGGTCGGTCGGGAACTTCCGACCCGACTTCACGGTGCTGTCGGTCCGGGGCGGGTCGAACGCGCTCAACCGGTTCGCGGTCGAGTCCGACCGCGTCGACGTGCTCTCGACGCCGATGGCCGACCGCGGGGACGTGAACCACGTGCTCGCGAAGGCCGCCGTCGACCACGGCGTGGCAATCGAGTTCGACCTCGGGCCGGTCCTCCGGGCGACCGGCGGACGCCGCGTTCAGGCGCTCGCGGGCCTCCGGAAGCTGCGGGAGATCGTCGACCACTACGGCGCGCCCTACGTCGTGAGCGCGACCGCGGAATCACACCTCGAGCTCCGTGCGCCACGGGAGCTGCGGGCGGTCGGCGAGGCCATCGGGTTCGATGCGGCCGCGATCGACGAGGGGCTCCGCGCGTGGCGGCGGATCGCCGAGCGGAACCGCCATCGGCTCTCGGAATCGTTCGTCGAGCCGGGCGTCCGGCGTGGTCGGTACGGTGACGACGCCGAACCCGTGGACGATGCCGGATCGGAGGTGGGGAAGTGA
- a CDS encoding FAD-binding protein, which yields MSESDPYEVLIVGGGMAGLSAATFTARAGLDTVVVTAGESILKRNAHVENYLGFPAGINPRLLLEMGRSQATRNGVDLRRGRVTRLEDVADHDETDRTNRGGSDRDPRFRAVLEREEGAEDDDGEAPEALLAERAIATSWSDTSYLDPVGADRRAAGSKTYVEDDGHGRTSVDGLYVAGRLAERYHQAIVAAGDGAETALTLIHDAEIPFYHDWVAPEGYFTDRNREVPPGCEEVSETERRVRERESLAAMREYLAEPHGERQRTHPSLVDDDLGRLPEE from the coding sequence ATGTCCGAGTCGGACCCCTACGAGGTGCTGATCGTCGGCGGCGGGATGGCGGGGCTGTCCGCGGCCACGTTCACCGCGCGCGCCGGTCTGGACACCGTCGTCGTCACCGCCGGCGAGTCGATCCTGAAGCGCAACGCGCACGTCGAGAACTACCTCGGCTTCCCCGCCGGGATCAACCCGCGACTGCTCCTCGAGATGGGACGGTCGCAGGCGACCCGCAACGGCGTCGACCTGCGTCGGGGGCGCGTGACGCGGCTAGAGGACGTTGCGGATCACGACGAAACCGATCGAACGAACCGTGGCGGGAGCGATCGTGACCCGCGGTTTCGCGCGGTGCTCGAGCGCGAGGAGGGGGCTGAAGACGACGACGGGGAGGCTCCCGAGGCACTGCTCGCCGAGCGCGCGATCGCGACCTCCTGGTCGGACACCTCCTATCTGGATCCGGTCGGCGCGGACCGTCGCGCCGCGGGGTCGAAGACGTACGTCGAGGACGACGGCCACGGCCGGACCTCGGTCGACGGGCTTTACGTGGCCGGACGGCTGGCGGAGCGGTACCACCAGGCGATCGTCGCGGCGGGCGACGGGGCCGAGACGGCGCTCACGCTGATCCACGACGCGGAGATCCCCTTTTACCACGACTGGGTCGCCCCGGAGGGGTACTTCACCGACCGCAACCGGGAGGTCCCGCCGGGGTGTGAGGAGGTTTCGGAGACGGAGCGCCGCGTCCGCGAGCGCGAGTCGCTCGCCGCGATGCGGGAGTATCTCGCCGAACCACACGGGGAGCGACAGCGGACGCACCCGAGCCTGGTCGACGACGATCTCGGACGACTGCCCGAGGAGTGA
- the coaBC gene encoding bifunctional phosphopantothenoylcysteine decarboxylase/phosphopantothenate--cysteine ligase CoaBC, with amino-acid sequence MLSGVNVALGVTGSIAAVKTVELAHELRRRGASVRAVMTDAASNIVHPWALEFATEADVVTDITGEVEHVALCGVDGWGDVLLIAPGTANTAGKMAAAIDDTPVTTCATTALGAGVPVVFAPAMHEPMYDHPGVLAALDTLESWGVRFADPRIEEGKAKIATEETILTEVARATTPDSLAGAHVVVTAGATKEYIDPIRILTNRSSGKTGRAVARACYIRGADVTLVQDGPEVGYADVAPVETADEMLAAVTDACATADALVSAAAISDFTADAVDEKIRSGSPLSVDLEPTPKLIDAVRSAHPDLPIVGFKAETSGDDAAMVREANRIYDRVGLSFVVANDASVMGADETRVLLVAGESDPDDVEEARGSKDVVAGRVADRLADVLRA; translated from the coding sequence ATGCTCTCGGGGGTCAACGTCGCGTTGGGCGTGACGGGCAGCATCGCGGCCGTGAAGACCGTCGAACTCGCCCACGAGCTCCGCCGCCGGGGCGCGTCCGTGCGCGCGGTGATGACGGATGCCGCTTCGAACATCGTCCATCCGTGGGCGCTCGAGTTCGCGACCGAGGCCGACGTCGTCACGGATATCACCGGCGAGGTCGAGCACGTCGCGCTCTGCGGCGTCGACGGTTGGGGGGACGTGCTGCTGATCGCGCCGGGGACAGCCAACACCGCCGGAAAGATGGCCGCGGCGATCGACGACACGCCGGTCACGACGTGCGCGACGACCGCGCTCGGGGCCGGCGTCCCGGTCGTGTTCGCGCCCGCGATGCACGAGCCGATGTACGACCACCCGGGCGTGCTCGCGGCGCTCGACACGCTGGAGTCCTGGGGCGTGCGCTTCGCCGACCCCCGGATCGAGGAGGGGAAGGCGAAGATCGCCACCGAGGAGACCATCCTCACGGAGGTCGCCCGCGCGACGACGCCCGACTCGCTGGCCGGCGCGCACGTCGTCGTCACCGCGGGCGCGACCAAGGAGTACATCGATCCCATTCGGATCCTGACCAACCGGTCCTCGGGCAAGACCGGGCGCGCGGTCGCGCGTGCCTGCTACATCAGGGGCGCGGACGTCACGCTCGTCCAGGACGGTCCGGAGGTGGGGTACGCGGACGTGGCCCCCGTCGAGACGGCCGACGAGATGCTGGCGGCGGTCACGGACGCCTGCGCGACCGCGGACGCGCTCGTGTCGGCCGCGGCGATCTCGGATTTCACCGCGGACGCGGTCGACGAGAAGATCCGATCCGGATCGCCGCTCTCGGTCGATCTGGAGCCGACCCCGAAGCTGATCGACGCCGTCCGAAGCGCCCATCCGGACCTGCCGATCGTCGGGTTCAAGGCCGAGACGTCCGGCGACGACGCGGCGATGGTGCGGGAAGCGAACCGGATCTACGACCGCGTCGGACTCTCGTTCGTCGTCGCCAACGACGCGAGCGTGATGGGCGCCGACGAGACGCGCGTGTTGCTCGTAGCCGGGGAGTCGGACCCCGACGACGTCGAGGAAGCTCGCGGGAGCAAGGACGTCGTCGCGGGGCGCGTCGCCGACCGGTTGGCGGACGTACTCCGGGCGTGA
- the folP gene encoding dihydropteroate synthase — protein sequence MHYHEAANFLFGLRRFSVRPGTDSIEALLDHLGNPEDELEFVQIAGSNGKGSTARIAESVLRQGDRTVGLYTSPHLEDLSERVRVDGRPMSDDAIAAFVERTRPWLVDRAASGDPLTFFEVVTAMAIQEFARRDVDVAVLEVGLGGEYDATSAVDPIAAAITNVSLEHTAVLGDSIEEIARTKARIAGAGTPVVTACGGTALSVVREVVADVGGEVRTVDGPTVSDPDPDPDVTATYHGRMETRSGGRSPTDSRIEVTGSGWGYDARLPLVGEYQATNAAIAVALAHATVDRLTDGRSSGTAADGRSSGSEPETAAAPIPDAAVTDGLATATWPGRFEVLGTDPLVVLDGAHNPAACRTLAGTLGEYDYDELHLAFGAMHDKDHAGTIAALPTPSSVHTCEPDHPRAEDPDVLAAAFDDAGVGNVTVEPAVADALEAAVDRAGADDCVLLAGSLFAVAEGRARYTRRVVPKRTDDLDDAETLLVDADVAEADRDRVRDGLVHRVLRTQLDPTRAETVRRAALEADVECAVSGVGPGGESIEVVLGGTVDRLRELADAIDGRDHNGGHEGLPGLAGTIRDRAGIPAFESAEAGVSRTDQADAGGAHRTGDAADVDWPWTDGPTVMGILNVTPDSFHDGGRHGGLEDAVAGARRMIDAGVGVIDVGGESTRPGADPVPVDDEIDRVVPAVEALRELPAVADGDVAISVDTRKPAVAEAALAAGADVINDVTGLEDPRMREVVAEAGCPVVVMHSLDAPVDPDTTVEYEDVVDDVIAALRERILRAEAAGIDRDNVIVDPGLGFAKSSAEEFEILSRVEEFAALDCPILIGHSHKSMFGSLGYDADDRGAATVAGTAVAVDRGADIVRVHDVARNRAAVDVVTAVHDPDAVDD from the coding sequence ATGCATTACCACGAGGCGGCGAACTTCCTGTTCGGCCTCCGCCGCTTCTCGGTTCGGCCCGGGACCGACTCGATCGAGGCGCTGCTCGACCACCTCGGGAACCCGGAGGACGAGCTCGAGTTCGTGCAGATCGCCGGGTCGAACGGGAAGGGAAGCACCGCTCGGATCGCCGAATCGGTCCTGCGGCAGGGCGACCGGACGGTCGGCCTGTACACCTCCCCACATCTCGAGGACCTCTCGGAGCGCGTCCGCGTCGACGGGCGCCCGATGAGCGACGACGCGATCGCCGCGTTCGTCGAGCGAACGCGTCCGTGGCTCGTCGATCGGGCCGCATCCGGCGATCCGCTCACCTTCTTCGAGGTGGTGACCGCGATGGCTATCCAGGAGTTCGCCCGCCGTGACGTCGACGTCGCGGTCCTCGAGGTCGGTCTCGGGGGCGAGTACGACGCCACGAGCGCCGTCGATCCGATCGCGGCCGCCATCACGAACGTCTCGCTCGAGCATACGGCGGTCCTCGGCGACTCGATCGAGGAGATCGCCCGAACCAAGGCCCGGATCGCGGGCGCTGGGACCCCGGTCGTCACGGCGTGCGGCGGGACCGCGCTGTCGGTCGTCAGGGAGGTCGTCGCGGACGTCGGCGGCGAGGTCCGGACGGTGGACGGGCCGACCGTCTCCGACCCCGATCCCGACCCGGACGTGACCGCCACCTACCACGGGCGGATGGAGACGCGGTCGGGGGGACGCAGCCCGACCGATTCCCGGATCGAGGTGACGGGGTCGGGTTGGGGGTACGATGCGCGTCTTCCGCTCGTCGGCGAGTATCAGGCCACCAACGCCGCGATCGCAGTCGCGCTCGCCCACGCGACCGTCGACCGGCTCACGGACGGTCGGAGTTCCGGGACCGCCGCTGACGGTCGGAGTTCCGGATCCGAACCGGAGACGGCAGCCGCCCCGATCCCGGATGCGGCAGTCACCGACGGGCTGGCCACGGCCACCTGGCCGGGACGGTTCGAGGTCCTCGGAACCGATCCCCTCGTCGTCCTCGATGGTGCCCATAACCCGGCCGCCTGCCGGACGCTGGCGGGAACGCTGGGGGAATACGACTACGACGAGCTCCACCTCGCGTTCGGGGCGATGCACGACAAGGACCACGCGGGGACGATCGCAGCCCTGCCGACGCCGTCGTCAGTCCACACCTGTGAGCCCGACCACCCGCGTGCGGAGGACCCCGACGTGCTGGCGGCGGCGTTCGACGACGCCGGGGTCGGGAACGTGACGGTCGAGCCCGCGGTGGCGGACGCGCTCGAGGCCGCGGTCGACCGCGCAGGCGCCGACGACTGCGTCCTTCTTGCCGGGTCGCTGTTTGCGGTTGCGGAGGGTCGCGCACGCTACACGCGGCGGGTCGTTCCGAAGCGGACCGACGACCTCGATGACGCCGAGACGCTGCTCGTGGACGCGGACGTGGCCGAGGCCGACCGCGACCGCGTCCGCGACGGGCTGGTCCACCGCGTCCTCCGGACGCAGCTCGACCCGACGCGAGCGGAGACGGTTCGCCGGGCGGCGCTCGAGGCCGACGTGGAGTGTGCGGTCTCGGGAGTCGGACCCGGCGGCGAATCGATCGAGGTCGTGCTCGGCGGAACCGTCGACCGGCTTCGCGAGCTTGCCGACGCGATCGACGGGAGGGACCACAACGGCGGTCACGAGGGCCTTCCCGGCCTCGCCGGGACCATCCGCGATCGGGCGGGTATCCCGGCGTTCGAGTCGGCGGAGGCGGGCGTGTCCCGAACCGACCAGGCGGACGCGGGCGGTGCCCACCGAACCGGCGATGCCGCCGATGTCGACTGGCCCTGGACCGATGGACCCACAGTGATGGGGATCCTCAACGTCACGCCGGACTCCTTTCACGACGGCGGACGCCACGGGGGGCTCGAGGACGCCGTCGCGGGCGCGCGGCGGATGATCGACGCCGGCGTGGGGGTCATCGACGTCGGCGGCGAGTCGACGCGGCCCGGCGCCGACCCGGTTCCGGTCGACGACGAGATCGATCGCGTGGTTCCAGCCGTCGAGGCGCTTCGGGAGCTGCCGGCCGTCGCGGACGGAGACGTCGCGATTTCGGTCGACACGCGCAAGCCGGCCGTCGCGGAGGCGGCGCTTGCGGCCGGCGCGGACGTCATCAACGACGTGACAGGACTCGAGGACCCCCGGATGCGGGAGGTCGTCGCCGAGGCCGGCTGTCCGGTCGTCGTGATGCACAGCCTCGATGCACCCGTCGATCCCGACACCACCGTCGAGTACGAGGACGTCGTCGACGACGTGATCGCCGCCCTCCGAGAGCGGATCCTGCGCGCCGAGGCGGCGGGGATCGACCGCGACAACGTGATCGTCGATCCGGGACTCGGGTTCGCCAAGTCCTCCGCCGAGGAGTTCGAGATCCTGTCGCGGGTCGAGGAGTTCGCCGCGCTCGACTGTCCGATCCTGATCGGCCACTCACACAAGTCGATGTTCGGGTCGCTCGGCTACGACGCCGACGACCGCGGGGCTGCGACGGTCGCCGGAACGGCGGTCGCGGTCGATCGTGGCGCCGACATCGTCCGCGTCCACGACGTGGCCCGGAACCGAGCCGCGGTCGACGTCGTCACGGCGGTGCACGACCCCGACGCCGTGGACGACTGA
- a CDS encoding DUF7504 family protein gives MSTGSDGEDGSEPAAAIEPGSAVLVLDRTTDAAAAPPFPERPVVNPADAGVLLVSLTRSPRRCLESWDRRVGTDPGDGAILCTGANATAFDDSRSAFSVLAVSSPGALTPLGIRITERVDAWTDREYPVDLQFASITTLLQYVDVKRGYRFVNRITGHCAAANATARFHLDPRAHDEQTVNAFLGLFDTVIEHCDDGVRVRSR, from the coding sequence ATGAGCACCGGTTCCGACGGAGAGGACGGTTCGGAGCCGGCCGCGGCGATCGAGCCGGGGTCCGCCGTCCTCGTCCTCGACCGAACCACGGACGCGGCCGCCGCGCCCCCGTTCCCCGAGCGTCCGGTCGTGAATCCTGCCGACGCGGGCGTGCTGCTGGTCAGCCTGACGCGGTCGCCGCGTCGGTGTCTCGAGTCGTGGGACCGCCGTGTCGGCACGGACCCGGGCGACGGTGCGATCCTCTGTACCGGAGCGAACGCGACCGCGTTCGACGATTCCCGGTCGGCGTTCTCGGTCCTCGCGGTGAGCTCGCCCGGCGCGTTGACGCCGCTCGGGATCCGGATCACCGAGCGGGTCGACGCGTGGACCGACCGCGAGTACCCGGTCGACCTCCAGTTCGCCTCGATCACGACGCTGCTCCAGTACGTCGACGTCAAACGCGGCTACCGGTTCGTCAACCGGATCACCGGCCACTGTGCGGCCGCGAACGCGACCGCGCGATTCCACCTGGATCCGCGTGCACACGACGAGCAAACCGTGAACGCGTTCCTCGGACTGTTCGATACCGTGATCGAGCACTGCGACGACGGCGTTCGGGTCCGGTCGCGGTAG